GGCGCGTGCGCGGCCTGGCTGCGCGCGAACGCCGCGTTCGAGATCGCCCCGCAGGTGCTCGTGGACGACGAGTCCGGCAAGGCCGTGCTCGAGTACGTGCCGGTGGGCGTGGTCGGGGCGATCGGGCCGTGGAACTGGCCGATGATGATCTCCATCTGGCAGATCGCCCCCTCCCTGCGGATGGGCAACACCGTGGTGCTCAAGCCCTCCGAGTACACCCCGCTGTCCGTGCTGGCCCTGGGCGCGGTGCTGAACCAGGTGCTGCCGGCCGGCGTGCTGCAGGTGCTCTCCGGCGGTCGCGAGCTCGGGGCCCGGCTGACCGCGCACGAGGACGTGGACAAGCTGATGTTCACCGGCTCCACCGCCACCGGCCAGGCGATCATGCGCTCGGCCGCGGACACCCTGAAGCGGCTCACCCTCGAGCTCGGCGGCAACGACGCCGGGATCGTGCTGCCGGACGCCGATCCGGAGGCCATCGCCGAGGGCCTGTTCTGGGGCGCGTTCATCAACACCGGCCAGACCTGCGCGGCGCTCAAGCGCCTGTACGTGCACGAGTCCCAGTACGACCAGGTGTGCGAGGCGCTGGTGGACGTGGCCCAGAGGATGCCGATGGGCGTGGGCCTGGACGAGGAGAACGTGCTCGGCCCGCTGCAGAACCGGCAGCAGTTCGACATCGTGGCCGGGCTCGTGGAGGACGCCCGGGCCGCAGGCGCGCGGATCCTCACCGGCGGCGACCCGGAGGCGGACCAGCCCGGGTACTTCTACCCGACCACCCTGGTGGCGGACATCGACAACGACCACCCGCTCGTGGCGCGGGAGCAGTTCGGCCCGGCGCTGCCGATCGTGAAGTACACGGACCTGGAGCAGGTCATCGAGTGGGCCAACGCCCTCGAGGTCGGCCTGGGCTCCTCGGTGTGGGGCACCGACCTGGAGGAGGCCCGCGCGGTCGCCGCCCGCCTGGAGGCCGGCACCACGTGGATCAACAAGCACGGCGCCGTGGACCCGCGCGTGCCCTTCGGCGGGGTGAAGTCCTCCGGGTACGGGCTGGAGTTCGGGATCGAGGGCCTGAAGTCCGTGGCCCTGCCCAAGGTCACCAGCTGGTGAGCGCGAGCCGCTGACCTCGGTCGTCGACCCTGACCCGGGGGTCTCACGACGGCGGCCCCGCACCTCCCGGTGCGGGGCCGCCGTCGTGCCGTGCCCGCTACCGCTTGCGGTACAGGGCCTTGCGCTGGAACCGCGGCTCCGAGGTGACGAGGATGCCGAGGTTGCGGAAGATGTCCTCGTCCACGGTGCCCAGGATGGTGGTGGTGTGCACGTCGCAGCCGGCCAGGTTGCGCAGCTGGGCCAGGGCGCGGCGGGCGTTGTCGTCGTGCGCGGCCGAGACGGACAGGGCGATCAGCACCTCGTCCGTGTGCAGCCGTGGGTTGCGCGAGCCCAGGTGCTGGGTCTTGAGCGTCTGGATCGGCTCGATGGACTCGGGGGAGAGCAGGTGCACCGCGTCGTCGAGCCCGGCCAGGTGCTTGAGCGCGTTGAGCAGCATGGCCGCCGAGCAGCCCAGCAGCTGCGAGGTCTTGCCCGTGACGATCGTGCCGTCGGCCAGCTCGATCGCCGTGGCCGGCTCCCCCGTGGCCTCCTCCACGGCCAGGGCGGGGGCGACGACGGCGCGGTCCTCGGCGCGGCAGCCCGCCTTGGACATCACCATGGCCACCCGCTGGGAGACCGTGTCGTCCAGGTCGTTGATCCGCTCGTCCACGAGCGCCTTGTAGTACCGCCGGATGATCTCCTGCCGGGAGGCCTCGCGGCAGGCGTCGTCGTCCACGATGCAGCGCCCGGCGAGGTTCACGCCCATGTCCGTGGGCGAGGCGTAGGGGGAGGAGCCGGTCAGCTGCTCCAGCAGGGCCTTCATCAGCGGGAAGACCTCGACGTCCCGGTTGTAGCTGGTGACCTGCTCGCCGTAGGCCGCCAGGTGGAACGGGTCGATGAGGTTGACGTCGTCCAGGTCCGCGGTGGCGGCCTCGTAGGCCAGGTTCACGGGGTGCTCGAGCGGCAGGTTCCAGATGGGGAAGGTCTCGAACTTGGCGTAGCCCGAGGCGATGCCGCGGGCGTGGTCGTGGTAGACCTGCGACAGGCACGTGGCGAGCTTGCCCGAGCCGGGGCCGGGGGCCGTGACCACGATCAGGTCGCGCGTGGTCTCGGAGTACTCGTTGGCCCCGAAGCCCTGCTCCGAGACGATCCGCTGCGTGTCCTGGGGATAGCCGGGGATGACCCCGTGGCGGGCGACCTTCAGGCCCAGCCGCTCGAGCCGCTCGCGGAAGGCGTGGGCGATGTGGTTCGAGTCCTCCAGCTGGGTGAGCACCACGTGCTCCACGAGGAACCCGCGCTCCCGGAAGACGTCCACCAGCCGCAGCACGTCGTCCTCGTAGGGGATGCCGAGGTCGGCGCGGACCTTCTGCCGCTGCAGGTCCTTGGCGTTGATGCAGACGAGGATCTCCAGCTCGTCCTTGAGGCGCTCCAGCATGGCGATCTTGTTGTCCGGCGTGAAGCCGGGGAGCACGCGCGAGGCGTGGAAGTCGTCGAAGAGCTTGCCGCCCATCTCCAGGTAGAGCTTGCCGCCGATCTGCTGGCGGCGCTCGTGGATGTGGTGGGACTGCAGCTCGATGTACTGCTCGCGGTCGAAGCCCACGGGGCGGACGGGGGAGGAGGCGGGGGGCGCGTCAGTCACGCGGCAACGCTAGCACCGGGAGGCAGCGCCCGTGAGGTGGCCGGCCCCGGCCGTCAAGCGCCGGCGCCCGCACCGGCCCCCGCGCCGGCTCAGTTGCCCTCGGGCCCGGCGTGGGCCCACGCGGGGAACGGATCCGGGTACGTCCTCCACGCCGCCGGACCGGCGGCCAGCTCGGCGTCGGCCAGGCAGGCCTCGTCCAGGGCGGTGCGCAGGGCGTCCGCCCGCAGGTCGAGGCCGAAGAACGCCAGGTCCTGCCCGACGGCGAGGACCTCCTCGTCCTCGGCGAGCGCCCCGTCCGCCGCGAGCGGCTCGAGCGAGAGCATGTGGCCCACGTGGCTCCAGGCGGCCACCACCCCGGGCCGGGAGGCGAGCCGGCAGAACCCGGCCGAGCGCAGGACGGTGCCGAACTCCCCGGTGTCCACGCGGTCGTCGAGGAACCGCTCGAGCCGGCCGGGGTGGAACGGGCGCACCTGCTCGTAGTGCAGCTTGCCGACCCGGGGGTCCGTCATGTGCGGGGCGTGCTCGCCGTTGAGGACGGCGACCCACCCGGCCCGCTCCTGGGTGGCCGTGTAGGCCTCGTCCCGGTCGGGCACGGCCAGGGGGCCGTGGTCCAGGCGGAGCCGGGCGTGCGGGCTCAGGTGGCTCACTAGTGCCATCAGGGCCGCGAGGTTGGGCGTGGCGAGGTTCTCCCAGTTGACCAGCACGATCATCGACGCGTACTCGAGCTGCGTCACCGTCAGCAGCGCGTGGGCCATGTACTCCGTCGCGGCTCCGGCGTCCTCTCCCGGGGCCGTGGTCCGCGGGCGTGCGGCGTAGCCGTCGCGGCGCAGGTCGTCCAGCAGGTGCATCGCGTCCGCCACGCAGACCAGGCCGGACAGCCTCGTCCGGCTGCCGGGGGCGGTCATGGCGCCGATGAGCTCGAGGACGCGCGTGTCTGCCGGGAACTCCACCACCGCGCCCGCCGGGCGGTCCGCCCAGGGCGCCAGCGCCAGGGCCTCGTCCACCGGGTCCGGGGCCAGTCGCAGCCGCCACGCGGGGACCAGCGTCCGGTCGGCCACGGCGGCCAGCCGCAGGGCGTGCCGGGAGCGCTCCGGACCGCAGGTGCCGACCACGGCCAGCACATCGACGTCGTTCATGGGGACCTCTCGTTCTCGGGTGGGTTGGGTCCACTATAGTTAATGAGAACCAATAGCAATAAGGAGGTCGGCGTGAAGGTCCGAGCATCACTGAGGTCACTGAAGAACCAGCCCGGGGCGCAGGTGGTGAAGCGCCGCGGGCGCGTCTACGTCATCAACAAGTTGAACCCGCGGTTCAAGGGACGCCAGGGGTAGGCGGGAGGGACGGCCCTCAGCCCGTCCGCGGCCGGTCGATCGCCAGTACCTCGCCGAGCGTGCCCCACTCGTTGCGGCCGAGCCGGGCCAGCGGGTCCAGCCGCTTCGCCTCGGGCAGGGATCGCCCGCGCGCGTCCGTGTGCAGGGTGTCCGAGTCCACCGAGACGTGCACGACCGTCCCGAGCACCAGGAAGCTCGAGCCCACCGGCACCACGCGCTCCAGCCGGCACTCCATGACCGCCGGGGAGCCGGCCACGCGCGGCGGGGCCACCACCACCGAGTCCTCGGCCTCGATCCCGGCGGCCGCGAACTCGCTGACCTGCGGGTCATAGGGCGCCGAGGACTGGTTGGCCTGCTCGAACTGGGACCGGGAGACGAGCGAGATCGTGAACTCCCCGGTCGCCTCGATGTTGTTCAGCGAGTCCTTGCGTCCGGTGGAGGAGAACAGCACGACCGGCGGTTCCTCCGAGGCCATGGTGAAGAAGGAGTGCGGGGCGAGGTTGGCCGTGCCCCCGGCGGACAGCGAGCCCACCCAGGCGATGGGGCGGGGGACCAGGATCGACTTCACCAGCAGGGTGGTCTCGCGGTCCCCCAGGGCGGCGGGGTCGAACTCGGTGCGCCGGCGCGGTTGCGTGTCCATGGCCCCAGTGTGCCGCACGGGCCCCGCGGCCCGCAGGGCCGCGGGGGTGCCCCGGCAGGTCCGGTGCTGCACAGCGGACGGTCCGCCCGGCCCGCTCCCCAGCGCCGTCTCCCCGCCGGGCACGACGGCGGCCGGT
This genomic window from Citricoccus sp. SGAir0253 contains:
- a CDS encoding aldehyde dehydrogenase family protein, giving the protein MTTYAGLLAAIQAPEGQGVEMIDPATGAVVGRAPQFGEADLDAAVATARYTQREWATTTHAERSALLDEAADAIEASAEALAELLSREQGKPLNGPNARFEVGACAAWLRANAAFEIAPQVLVDDESGKAVLEYVPVGVVGAIGPWNWPMMISIWQIAPSLRMGNTVVLKPSEYTPLSVLALGAVLNQVLPAGVLQVLSGGRELGARLTAHEDVDKLMFTGSTATGQAIMRSAADTLKRLTLELGGNDAGIVLPDADPEAIAEGLFWGAFINTGQTCAALKRLYVHESQYDQVCEALVDVAQRMPMGVGLDEENVLGPLQNRQQFDIVAGLVEDARAAGARILTGGDPEADQPGYFYPTTLVADIDNDHPLVAREQFGPALPIVKYTDLEQVIEWANALEVGLGSSVWGTDLEEARAVAARLEAGTTWINKHGAVDPRVPFGGVKSSGYGLEFGIEGLKSVALPKVTSW
- a CDS encoding DUF1846 domain-containing protein, which translates into the protein MTDAPPASSPVRPVGFDREQYIELQSHHIHERRQQIGGKLYLEMGGKLFDDFHASRVLPGFTPDNKIAMLERLKDELEILVCINAKDLQRQKVRADLGIPYEDDVLRLVDVFRERGFLVEHVVLTQLEDSNHIAHAFRERLERLGLKVARHGVIPGYPQDTQRIVSEQGFGANEYSETTRDLIVVTAPGPGSGKLATCLSQVYHDHARGIASGYAKFETFPIWNLPLEHPVNLAYEAATADLDDVNLIDPFHLAAYGEQVTSYNRDVEVFPLMKALLEQLTGSSPYASPTDMGVNLAGRCIVDDDACREASRQEIIRRYYKALVDERINDLDDTVSQRVAMVMSKAGCRAEDRAVVAPALAVEEATGEPATAIELADGTIVTGKTSQLLGCSAAMLLNALKHLAGLDDAVHLLSPESIEPIQTLKTQHLGSRNPRLHTDEVLIALSVSAAHDDNARRALAQLRNLAGCDVHTTTILGTVDEDIFRNLGILVTSEPRFQRKALYRKR
- a CDS encoding GTP-binding protein — translated: MNDVDVLAVVGTCGPERSRHALRLAAVADRTLVPAWRLRLAPDPVDEALALAPWADRPAGAVVEFPADTRVLELIGAMTAPGSRTRLSGLVCVADAMHLLDDLRRDGYAARPRTTAPGEDAGAATEYMAHALLTVTQLEYASMIVLVNWENLATPNLAALMALVSHLSPHARLRLDHGPLAVPDRDEAYTATQERAGWVAVLNGEHAPHMTDPRVGKLHYEQVRPFHPGRLERFLDDRVDTGEFGTVLRSAGFCRLASRPGVVAAWSHVGHMLSLEPLAADGALAEDEEVLAVGQDLAFFGLDLRADALRTALDEACLADAELAAGPAAWRTYPDPFPAWAHAGPEGN
- the ykgO gene encoding type B 50S ribosomal protein L36; the protein is MKVRASLRSLKNQPGAQVVKRRGRVYVINKLNPRFKGRQG
- a CDS encoding flavin reductase family protein, with protein sequence MDTQPRRRTEFDPAALGDRETTLLVKSILVPRPIAWVGSLSAGGTANLAPHSFFTMASEEPPVVLFSSTGRKDSLNNIEATGEFTISLVSRSQFEQANQSSAPYDPQVSEFAAAGIEAEDSVVVAPPRVAGSPAVMECRLERVVPVGSSFLVLGTVVHVSVDSDTLHTDARGRSLPEAKRLDPLARLGRNEWGTLGEVLAIDRPRTG